The nucleotide sequence ttactttacatATAGGAAAATATCATCGTGAAGTTGTAAATACGggaagagaataattttctcggCAGCTTTCTCTTTTCTACATATAAAGAACGTCGAAGAAATGATATTCCGCTTGACAACCGATAATCGAAATGTCAGCGTGCGTTCTTTTAAACAAACGTTATTGCTTTTCGTTACGCTTCTATTCGCGTTTCTatcgcttaaaaaaaaattctatcacgttaaaaaaattaaaaatacgtcacattaacatttttctttcctttcttccttttttttttttgttttcaaaatatcgaattcaaattttgaattttttgaatcccCAAAAATAACTTACCGTTTCCGAGGCAATCGTGTAAACGATGACGTTAAGAACAACGGAAACGATTGCAAACATTGCAGTAAATTTTGACACCGAGCTTCTTGATCCGCAAACTACAAGACGTGTCGACGATCTTCTGCTCTATAAGGATGATTTCAGGATCCCTCAAGTGCGCATCGACCAATCATGATCCTTCCAGTAAGATCCAGTACATATTGACCTTTCTATACCACGTAATCTTGATTTTCAGCCCcgccttttctctctttccagtGTTATTTTTTGCATACGCGATATCGTaaacagaattattattgagtcatcgtataattaatatgatctTTAGAAATCTagtttcgatattaataatattcacaaaGCCTACTTTCAATAGgcgagaatatatatttcgaaacgatcttccttccccctccccccttttcagaaaaatttacatttgtaaaatttatacacgACAATTATAACACGACAATGTTAATTTACGGTATTCGTTTTGGATTCGTTAACgatccaattttctttttactttacgatgaataaattttgacaACCGAAACTATAAATTACTCGCAACGACTTATCgaatatgcaaaaattaacGTACGTTATACTCactatgatttatatttactatatatatatatatatatatatttacaaccCTCGTTTGGTAAAATGTAGAAATCCGACTTTCTCGATTCGCACAGAAGAGCACTGATCGCGCACAGTTGCTGACTCGTCTCGGTGATCCACATATAAGAGCGAATCGAGTGATCCCACGCCTCGTATCGACCAATCGAAACCCACCAATCGTGCTTTCTATTCGCCGCAATCGTTTTCTCGAATTCGCGCCTTATCCCTAAGAGTTCTTCCTCTTTCACTGATGATTATCCGAGTGCGTGGGGTCTGCGTTACATAAATATCGGACGATGATCTTTACTAGGTGACGTAAGATCTTTTGTGAGCATTTTTGAAACGTTTCTCGACCGTCTTCGCCATCTTTTACTACGATGAAACTTGTCGGTAAACTTTTCTAGAGCCATCTGGAGTCGTTTTTAtgacaatttgaaattcaccTTCAACtcttatttaattcgaatgataaataaaataattacacgttTTTGTGGATTCAAGAAccgcaattttataaataataataataatttttttaaaataatacgttTCAGTCTTTGCTACGTGCTACGAGAATGGATACTAAGGATCGTtgtggaagaagaattttctaaaaattcttgtaCGCCTCTGGATTATCACGAAGGTAAAAGCTCAACTGGTTTCCTAGATTCTTCTGGAACTCTTTCACGTTCGTTTCTGATTGCTGGAAAGAGAGAATAtacaaatgttaattaatttatgatagaaATGGATCAAAGATTAAGATCCGGgaaaaataaacagaaatttaaaataatttaaacgagaaaaattgttcttcTCGAGTctctaataaatgtaaaaaataatattagatcgTACTACATGAAACTGTCATTTTTGTtggttgaaagaaaaataatatattttcgaaattataatctttcaatcaaaatatttttttaaaaacaaatgtaaGTGACGAAACAAATGATAAACAAGTTGGTGAAATATCTGGTGAGTGGATGGATTaagatttcatatttcaattcagCTAATTTTTGTAGAATAGTTTATAATGTATGCGGTTGTCAtgcataattttttagtaGTAAGATATTGTTGTATCTCCTtcagaaaagaataatgaattattgtcTTTACAAACCATTATGTAATCATCATAACTTTTTTCGACCGTAATAATGTTTTCgccatttgtttaaaattttcattaacatttaACCATTGTCCAGATCGTATACGATTATCGTATAATATCCATTTCTTGTCAcagattataattctattcaaaGATAGACTTCTACTGTTTCGAGCTTTATGCGATAAGCACACTTTCAAACGCCGCAACTTTTGATCTtccttttccaatattttcacTCATTGCACCTAAATCTGAAAACTGTCATTGGAGATACATTTAACTCTGTTTCCACTTGactttcaatttatctttgTTTAATAAAGATCATCTTGGGATTCATTTTCAAGATCTTCATTTGTTatgaaatctaaattttttaaatcgtcaCTGAACGATCCTCTCGTCGATAGAATCTTTTTTGAAAGTTAAcctaatatttcgatatgcACTGTGTTtcagtttaaatttatttcattataggaataatattttaaattcgctCACTTCTCAAAAAACAGTTAAactgatacaaaaaaaaacttatcacACTTAACATCAAAATATGTTAAGCAAAATATAGGTTAAGTTTACAAGTCGCAATTGattgtaattttctaaaatcggCAACTTCATGTAGTACAAGCTAATAcgttaaaaataagttaaagaAGCAGTTCtactaaaatattcaattaatttttaacaatttagataataatttaatcctaTTCCCTCGATTGAGCACTCATCTAACGACCACGAGAAGTCGAAACTAATGAatctcaaaaagaaaagaaaggaagcaaACGATGTCAGAGCATGAGaaggaaattttcaagaaagtaAGTAAGGAACAAATTGAATTGTCTTACGTTCAGAGCGTCATTCCACTCAATGTTGAAAAGTCTAACGAGGCCCAACACGTTTCTCCTGATTAATTTCTGTAATCCTTCTCTGGTTAAGGTGGGTTGCGTGGTGGTCGTAGGCGCCTCTGTCGTCGTTTCTGTCGCGTTCAGATTGGTCGCGCTCGTTTCGTTGTTCGTCGATTGTGGAGCCATCAAAGACGCCTTCGTCATCGTATTCTGAGTGGCCGAATCTGGCGCTATACTGTTGTTGATAATGTCACTGATCTGCTTGATCGCTGATTTCGTGTCGTTGATCATCTGAAAAGGaatgaagtttattttataccaATTCCGAACGAAAGATGAATCACTTAATAAACTTTACCTCAAATGTGAGTTTTGCCAGAGTCCAAAAGAATCCTGGCTTTTGCTTCTTCACCTCTCTGACGATTCTCTTCGACTCTTCAGGGATAATATTATCCTCGATTCCATTTATATCAAGATCCTTTGCATTCGAATCttcggataaaaatttatcgagaattttcattttttctataatttcttcttcgatcgagCTACTGCCTTTGTCTTTCTCtttggaatttatttcatcttccTTCTTCGAACGATCGTTCAACCCATAATTTCGATAACTAGGATATTCCATCGCTACAGCGGGTATTGGCAGAaatatcgtttctttcgatattCTTTCGGGATAACTCAACGAATCCAAACCGTCAACAGCCTTCCCCTTCTCTTCGCTCGCGCATGGCAAATGCTTGTCTATGCTCGAGGAGTCGTATGCTTCGCGAACATTACGCATGTCCGGCTGAACGTTACTGCTGTGAAGAGGATCGACGAAATGCAGTAGCGACAGGCCGACGACCAGTAACTCGATCGACGATGCGGGCATCATCTGCAATCAAAGTGATACGAGTGATCGATCATAGAATCCTAGtagctcaaaaaaaaaagaaaaaaaaggaaagaaatacaTACTTTCGAGACAAAACGTTCGCAGCAACTTTTCCAGTAAAGTTTCGGGATAGATTCGACATGCAGTTCGTCGCGAGCCACCGAGCAGAATTCGTGAAAAGGAGTCGGAGGAAATCGTGAAATGACTATTCGACACGCGAAACTCTCGAACTTATCCGCGTGATTCCCATCACGTAAGCGATTGTTCGCCAGGAAAATGCGAGAAAAATGCGACTAACGAGGCGATTCGTATTCGTACCGTATCGAAAGATTCGGTTTTAATGGTACCTGTCGATTGGCCAACCCGCTTGAGCCCTGCTTACGTCCAAAGAAACTTGGAAAGTCCTGTGACAAGAAGCATTTATAAGCTCGCGCCTTTTCCGCTCACGCGTCCATTTGTTCGGTTGTTCGAGCGAGAAGCCTCGCTTTTCTGGCGGGAAATTCGTGTAACGCCGTTTGTTCGTGCACTTTCACTTCTTCCACTTTTCAACACGCTCGACGCGAGGAGAGATAATGTAGATAAACGGGATCGGAAAGAGTCGGATCTTTTACTCGGATCGGTGGAGACTGGTCGAGCAGGTGGAAACTTGGAGAAAGATCGGGCGTGACTGTCCACCGGCCGGTCGAAATTTTGAACGGATCCTCGGTTAGATATTTCCCCTCGTGCTCCATTTTCACATGCACGTGTTACGACCTCGTGCGTGTAGGGAATTGGCTAGCAGCGATGTCCCATCGGTTTCGAAACGGACGACGAATTTCGGATCTGTCGCAATGGGCGCGGTATTCGTCACGAGCTATTGGCAAAGTTTGAGAAGTAATTATCTTTGTTTCGAGTTGGAACACGTTGCTGGATAGATACTTACCCGGATCCGAACGTTGCGTGGATTTTTCGAGAACCGAGAGTGACGAAGCTGTCTAATTTTTCACCGAATGATTGATAATTAACTCTGGATCGAgtcgtttatttattagattctttatttataattctattcctttttttatattatgattagaATTTTGAACTCGATTGTGAAATTAAGTGAAATCGGTGCTCAAAGTGGTATCATCGTATCCTGGTAATTACCTCGATTATAAAACGTCGAATGTATATTCATTTCTGTTGTTGAATTGCGAACGATTTTTAAAcggataatttcatttcaccgGAATAACTTTTACTTCAAtgacatatttatatacaatgatatatttatatgggtatataaacgatcgaaaatttctaaatattccaCGAACGTTTTCTTCTCCGCGATCAAACTGGTGACTGTATCGTTCGAGACTTTCTATAAAAGTTCCACGAGTTATCGCCGATTATGCGAGCGTGTGAAAGGACTAGAAAGGATGAATCGATTCTTGCATTCTTGCTCGACGAGGATGCCCGATTTCTTCTCGTAAAATTCTTCCAAGTTCCCTTCTTCCATCTTTCTTCCGTGCGTAGCTTCCAGAGATGAGGGAGAGGAACAAAACAAAAGTGTCGAAACAAAAGTGATATACAACGGTTGAGAGACACTTTGACCACGCGTCGAATCTCGGTTTTTCGACGGATCGCGAAGCCTCGTTTCACGTACGATCGTCAATCTGGAGCAGAACCGCGCTGCTCGAGGATCAAAGCTAATACTTGGTAAGTTGGCTGCAACGGTGGGTGGAACGTCAGGACCACGTGGTGGACCTCGAGCGTGTTTCACTTTCACTGCTTGCCCGTCTCGCCGCGACGGCCACGTGCTTCCTCCAACTCTAAACTCGctcgtttcgattttatttctgcTCGATTCGCGACTCGTTCTTCGCTCGatcgtgaaaattaatcgaattgtcCGGTTAATGAATTTCCTCCAATGTATTCATTATAGGATTttgttatcataatttattgcGTCGATAATCGATTCTATGTTAcggaagaaggaagggaaagagTAAGAGATAAGAGTAACTATGGTTACCGTCACGATAAATTCGTTAAATTCGCAGTCTATCTTCTCGTTTCACAACaaagaattacaaaatacGACgagctttcaaaattttctccttcttcgtcCATCGAGCGTTATCGATAGAATCGGAAAAACAAAAGGGTAAAATTACAACACGCATTTGACTCAtccgaattttatatatatgaccGTTTTGTTTGAAATCTTTCACGTAcgtatctatatatgtatttgttaCGCAACGGCGCGGTTATCCACCTGTTGCGGATCAGTGATTCTCATTGTGGAATTaggagaaaattgatttttagagagagagggagatatTAGTTCCATGCTTTCTCGTAATAAATACTGTATTGAAACAAAGGAATTCCCAGTGTAGTTTCTCCCAGTATCATCGCTgtaatttcgaaatcgaagatggaagaaaattttgaaaaaagcaaaaagaaaagaaaacatcatcgatttatttttcgattgtaattaaattgttaatcgtTGAATTGAAAAACGGAATTAAACGTATTTCTCTCCTTCGTTCACGGAAAGAAAAAGACCTAGCATATTTTAACTCTCATCTTTCTAGTGCATCGGCATTCTTCGGGAGATCCTCGTTCGTATTTGTGACTTTCATCGGTTCGTATGCTGCGCATTACGGGTGAACGAAccatttcccctccccccgaaAAACGACGAATCGTTTGTTTTTCATTGCCTCTACTCACTCTTCTATTTGCCTCGAACAAATACACGTATTGCGCAATCCCTCGCGTTCGTCCACCGTACCCTTATGCAATTCCCTGTTACCCCGTTGCGTGGTATCTGGAAACCTGTAGTAGAGGAAACAAccgatataattttccaatcgcCAATTTGCTGGAAGAGATTAAGTTTAAATAACGAGTCGCATTTTCGATCACGAACCGAATATTTTTCGCAGCCGAAACGTGCTGTaacttgaaaagaaaaaaaatacatcattCCTTCGTTCAATACCtatgcaatttttctttacttttcttttttttttttttttctttaagtaaaattatctCGAGCAAACCTCGAATCGATCATACACTATATTAAACGTTGCGAAACAATTTTGTGTAATTTGcttggagaaaaattcgagatgacgaattaatttctttctctctctctctctctctctctcgatgatagtattgtataataaaacgtGGTCAGATTTATTCTTACGCAACGTTCGCGCAATCGTTCACGAAATAGTGAACGACGTTGGTAGGTCCTTTGACCtactaatttagaaatttagttACTATTTTAACGAAGaagcgaagaaagaaagagagagagagagagaaattggaaagtcattttttattcgtataacGGCATACGTTGGTTAACGTTGTTTGTTTGTAAGTGACAAAAGAATGCTAAGTAGGGTAAACGGTATTGAAAGATATCGGTGAAaagtttgtataattaaagattGGAAAGAGGAATACAAAACGAGCGATCatcttgaataaatttcattgaatcaAGTACAATTCCGTCtatcaattgtaaaaataaagcatttaagaaaaattaacaattaaaaagagCTCGTCTTTTCGTATTATTGGATGTAAAAAGgagtttcaatttaatttctatctttGAACAAATGAGAATTTGTTCAATACTgaagatacaaaaatttacaaaacatataaaaaaaagagtctaatcaaatattttttcaaaaagtctTATCACCATCTTCTTGCATCCaacagaattaattattaatacctTCCTCTATAAAATCGAACATACATATAGACGAATAGATACATTTCATTCACACAATCATGACAAAAATCCGAgagaatcgtaaaaaaaaaaaaaaaagaaagaaacagtcGCCACACTCTTACCTGAGACGACACTAAGATTGTCAACTCGTTCACGCGAGAACTATTTCCGCCAGCTTCACATCTGGAAGAGCAGTGCCGGCGTAGTAAAGAAGAAACGACACGTCGCTTAAGAACAAATGCATCTTGTCGGACGGTAGAGCGGACACTAACGAGATGAGTCTCTCCTCCTTTCGATACCTCGAATCGTTCGAAGGTCGTTTCTTTTTTGCGAAATACCTCTCGTGCCTCTCGTTAcagaatttatgaaattctagAAACGAAATTCTCCGTAATCAGAGAATTGCTCGTTAAAATTTCCCGTTATGAGTCACGATCGTGTAGAAAATTGGGAAACGATT is from Apis mellifera strain DH4 linkage group LG2, Amel_HAv3.1, whole genome shotgun sequence and encodes:
- the LOC100576118 gene encoding uncharacterized protein LOC100576118 — encoded protein: MMPASSIELLVVGLSLLHFVDPLHSSNVQPDMRNVREAYDSSSIDKHLPCASEEKGKAVDGLDSLSYPERISKETIFLPIPAVAMEYPSYRNYGLNDRSKKEDEINSKEKDKGSSSIEEEIIEKMKILDKFLSEDSNAKDLDINGIEDNIIPEESKRIVREVKKQKPGFFWTLAKLTFEMINDTKSAIKQISDIINNSIAPDSATQNTMTKASLMAPQSTNNETSATNLNATETTTEAPTTTTQPTLTREGLQKLIRRNVLGLVRLFNIEWNDALNQSETNVKEFQKNLGNQLSFYLRDNPEAYKNF